The uncultured Roseibium sp. DNA segment GCCGAAGAACGCGTTCGGCTATGTGCCCACCCCTGCCCTCGTCGCGCCGATAGAATTCACCATGCGGGCGGACGATTACCGGGCGCTTGGTGGACACATGGACTACGTCATGCCGCTGGCCGAAGCCCTCACCGGCAAGACCGGGCCGCAGAACGACCACATCCTGAAAGGCCGCCGCGGCGTGTCGTCTCCGGGCGACAATCCCTGGCCAACCGGCTCCGGCAACTATCCCTGGAAGAAGGGCGCCAGATGACGAAGCGGGCCTGGTCAGAAGCGGTATCGGCAAAACTTCTTCCGGATGGACGCCGGCTGCACCTGCAGCACGGCCCGATCGATCTGATCATCGAGGCCTGCGGCGAAGACGGCGAAATCGCCAAAGCCTATGATCAGGCTCTCGCCGCCTTCGAAACGGTTCTGGCGGATCTGGTCACCGAGCTTCCGCGCCTGCGCGCATCCGCCGGCCCGGTGCCTCAGGGCAAGATCGCCCGGGTTATGTGGGCCGCGACCTCCGCCTTCGCGCCGGAGTTCATCACGCCCATGGCAGCCGTTGCCGGCAGCGTCGCCGACCACATCCTGCAGCGGATGACTGCAGGACCCGCCCTCTCCCGGGCCTATGTCAACAACGGCGGCGACATCGCCCTTCATCTGGCAGAAGGCACCTTCCGGATCGGCATTTGCGACGATCCGGTGACTGGCAAGGCCGGTGGCTTCGTCCAGTTGCGGCCGGAAGACGGGATCGGCGGCATCGCCACGAGCGGATGGCGGGGGCGGTCTCATTCCCTTGGTATTGCCGACGCGGTTTCTGTGCTGGCCGAAACTGCCGCCCAGGCCGATGCCGCGGCGACCATGATCGCCAACAGGGTCGACCTGCCTGGCTCCACGAAAGTCACTCGGGAGCTCGCCTCCGACCTGTCTCCGGACACGGATCTCGGCGACCGGCCGGTGACCACGGACGTCGGCGACCTCTCCATGAGCGAAACCCATACAGCCCTGGCAAGCGGCGAACAGGCTGCGCAGGCCTACCTAAACCGCGGTCTGTTCAAGGCGGCCTATATGGGGCTTGCCGGAGAACGGCGGATCATTGCCGTTCCCGGCGCCGAACATCTCAATCAAAACGCAATAACAAACATCAGGGAGGCCGTCTGTGCCTGAACCAGTCGTGCGCAAAACCGCGCTCATCGTCGAGGAAATCTTTCACGAAGGCGGCCCCGTCGCCGAAACACCGCTGCGCCGCGCAGCCATGCTCTGCGTCATCAAGAACCCCTTTGCCGGGTCTTACGTTGAAGACATCGCCGGCTTCATGGACGACCTGAAACCGCTCGGCGTCGACATGGCCCGCAAGCTGGTCGAGGCGCTTGGCGGCGACGCAAGCGTCGTCGAGGGCTACGGCAAGGGTGCGATCATCGGCACGGCCGGCGAACTGGAACACGGAGCGCTTTGGCATGTGCCCGGCGGCTATTCCATGCGGGAAATCCTGCCATCGTCCAATGCCATCGTTCCCTCCACCAAAAAGATCGGCGGACCGGGAACCCGGCTGGACGTGCCGGTCACCCACTGCAATGCGTCTTATGTCCGATCCCATTTCGACGCGATGGAAGTCGGCCTCGCCGACGGACCGAAGGCGGATGAGATGATGGTCGTCCTGGTGATGACCACCGGGCCCCGCATCCATGCCCGGGTCGGCGGCCTTAAGGCCTCGGAAATCAAGGGGGAAGACGGCCTGCGATGACCGCCTGGATCCGCAAACTCGTGACCATCATGGAAGCCGTCGAGCGGGAGGCCGGCCAGCCGGTCTCGCCGCCTGCGGTGCGGGTTTGCTGTGCCGCCCTCATCGCCAACCCGTTCGCGGGGCGATACGTTGAGGATCTGTCGGAGCTGATCGATATCGGTGCGGAAATGGGATCGTTTTTAGCCCGGCGCTGTCTCGACCTGAGCGGGCTTAAACCGGACGCTATCCAGAGTTTCGGCAAGGCGGCCATGGTCGGCGAAGCCGGGGAGATCGAACACGCGGCCGCCGTTCTGCACCCGGCGCTCGGCGCTCCACTCCGAGAGGTTCTGGGCGGCGGCAAGGCGCTGGTGCCGTCATCGAAAAAGATGGGCGGCCCCGGTGACACGCTGGACGTGCCACTCGGCCACAAGGACGCGGCCTATGTGCGTTCCCATTTTGACGGTATGCCGGTCCGGATTTCCGACGGTCCGCGCGCCAATGAAATTCTGGTTGCCATTGCCCTTGCCCCCACGGGCCGCCCGTTGCCGCGGGTTGGTGGGCTGACGCATGATAAAGTCACCGGAACCGATGGATTGAGATAGCTAACTCGAGGGAGAAGAGCCATGGAATTCGTTCGAAACGCTTGGTACGTCGCAGGATGGTCTTCCGAGATCGATCAGGAACTGCGCCGCTTTACGATCCTCGACGAGCATATCGTGATGTACCGCAAGTCCGACGGCTCCGTAGCGGCCCTCGAGGACCGCTGCCCGCACCGGCTGCTGCCTCTATCCCAGGGCAAGCGCATCGGGGACGACATCCAGTGCGGCTATCACGGCATGACCTTCGATTGCGACGGCAAATGCGTGCGCATTCCCGGTCAGAGCAACCTGCCCTCCTCCGCCTATGTGGACGCCTACCCGGTCCATGAGCGCCACGACATCGTCTGGATCTGGATGGGCGACAAGGAGAAGGCCGATCCGGACGATATCTTCGACATGCCCGAATTCGACGACCCGAAATGGGCCGCCCATCAGGGCGATGCGCTGCATCTGAAGTCGAACTATCTCAATGTCGCGGAAAATCTCGTCGATCCGGCGCATGTCAGCTTCGTCCATCCGACGACACTTGGAAATTCGGCATCGGAGAACGTTCCGGTTCACGTCTCGACCGAAGGCAAGGCGATTGTCGCCTGGCGCTGGATCCGGGATGCGGAGCCGATCGGCTTCTTCAAGAAATTCGGCGGGTTCACCGAAAACGTCGACCGCTGGCACTACTATTATCTCTATACGCCGAGCACGGCGGTCATCGATTTCGGCAGTGCGCTCACCCGCGACAATCTCGCCGAAGAGGACCGCGACAAGGGCAACCGCATCTTCGCCCTGCATTTCATGACGCCGGTCACCGAGAATTACACCATTGACCGCTGGATGCACATTCGCAACACGGCGATTGACGACGAAACGGCGTCAGAAAGCATGGATGCCATGTTCCGGGTCGCCTTTCAGGAAGACAAGGCGATTCTGGAATCCATCCAGCTGGAAGAAGACCGCCCCGCCAAGCGCCGCCCGATCCGCATCGCCATCGACAAGGGACCGATGGTCTACCGCAAACGCATCAGTGAATTGATCGAGCAGGAAAGGACACAGGACGTTGCGTCCAATCCGACACCGGCCTACGTCTATCACGACTGACCCGGACAAGAGCCGGATCAACCGGCCCCGGATCCAACAGAACAACAGATAAAGAGCGGCCGAAAAGGCCGCCGTCATCACCGACCAGAATGAGGGAAAACATGAAGCATTTGAAGACACTGGTGGCAGCGGCCACCACGCTCCTGACTGTTGCGGGTTCGGCGCATGCCGCAGACCCCATCAAGATCGGCGAGATCAACCACTACAAGCGCATGGCTGCCTTTGCCGAACCCTACAAGAAGGGCATCGAGTTGGCGCTTGACGAAGTCAATGGTGCCGGCGGCGTCCTCGGCCGTCCGCTGGAATTCATCTTCCGCGACGACAACGGCAAGCCGGGCGATGCGGTGAAGATCGCCGAGGAACTCATGACCCGCGACGGCGCCGTCATGCTGACCGGCACCATCCTGTCCAACGTCGGCCTCGCCATCTCTTCGTTGGCCGCTGAAAAGGGATACATCTACCTGGCCGCAGAACCGCTGGCCGATGCCATCGTCTGGGAGTCTGGCAACCCCTATACATTCCGTCTGCGCACCTCCACATATGTGCAGGCAGCCATGCTGGCCGAGGAAGCCGCAAAGACGGATGCGATCCGCTACGCCACCATCGCGCCGAACTACGCCTACGGCACGGCTGCCGTCGCAGCCTTCAAGGAAAACCTGAAGAAGCTGAAGCCGGAAGTCGAATTCGTCACCGAACAGTGGCCGGCCCTGTTCAAGATCGACGCGGGTGCGGAAGTCCAGGCCATCGAAGCCGCCAAGCCCGATGCGATCTACAACGTCACTTTCGGCACCGACCTGCAGAAGTTCGTCCGCGAAGGCAACACTCGCGGTCTGTTCGACGGCCGCAAGGTCTACGGCCTGCTCACAGGCGAGCCGGAATATCTCGACCCGCTCGGCGATGAAGCGCCGGAAGGCTGGTTCGTGACCGGCTACCCCTGGTACGGCGTCACGGACGGTCCCGCCAAGGCTTTCGTCGATGCCTATATGGCCGCCTATCCGGGTGAAACCCCGAAGATCGGCTCCCTTGTCGGCTACATGACCGTCGAGACCATTGCCGCCGCCCTGAAGAAAGCCGGTTCCACGGACACCAAGGCCCTGCTGGCCGCCTTCAAGGACCTGAAAGTCGAGACGCCGATGGGCGAGATCACCTATCGCGGCCTCGATCACCAGTCCACCATGGGCGCCTATGTCGGCACCACCACCGTCAAGGACGGCAAGGGCGTGATGGTCGACTGGGAATACAAGAGCCCGGTCCCGTACATGCCGAGCGACGAGGAAA contains these protein-coding regions:
- a CDS encoding aromatic ring-hydroxylating dioxygenase subunit alpha, with protein sequence MEFVRNAWYVAGWSSEIDQELRRFTILDEHIVMYRKSDGSVAALEDRCPHRLLPLSQGKRIGDDIQCGYHGMTFDCDGKCVRIPGQSNLPSSAYVDAYPVHERHDIVWIWMGDKEKADPDDIFDMPEFDDPKWAAHQGDALHLKSNYLNVAENLVDPAHVSFVHPTTLGNSASENVPVHVSTEGKAIVAWRWIRDAEPIGFFKKFGGFTENVDRWHYYYLYTPSTAVIDFGSALTRDNLAEEDRDKGNRIFALHFMTPVTENYTIDRWMHIRNTAIDDETASESMDAMFRVAFQEDKAILESIQLEEDRPAKRRPIRIAIDKGPMVYRKRISELIEQERTQDVASNPTPAYVYHD
- a CDS encoding amino acid synthesis family protein, with translation MTAWIRKLVTIMEAVEREAGQPVSPPAVRVCCAALIANPFAGRYVEDLSELIDIGAEMGSFLARRCLDLSGLKPDAIQSFGKAAMVGEAGEIEHAAAVLHPALGAPLREVLGGGKALVPSSKKMGGPGDTLDVPLGHKDAAYVRSHFDGMPVRISDGPRANEILVAIALAPTGRPLPRVGGLTHDKVTGTDGLR
- a CDS encoding amino acid synthesis family protein — its product is MPEPVVRKTALIVEEIFHEGGPVAETPLRRAAMLCVIKNPFAGSYVEDIAGFMDDLKPLGVDMARKLVEALGGDASVVEGYGKGAIIGTAGELEHGALWHVPGGYSMREILPSSNAIVPSTKKIGGPGTRLDVPVTHCNASYVRSHFDAMEVGLADGPKADEMMVVLVMTTGPRIHARVGGLKASEIKGEDGLR
- a CDS encoding UPF0280 family protein, yielding MTKRAWSEAVSAKLLPDGRRLHLQHGPIDLIIEACGEDGEIAKAYDQALAAFETVLADLVTELPRLRASAGPVPQGKIARVMWAATSAFAPEFITPMAAVAGSVADHILQRMTAGPALSRAYVNNGGDIALHLAEGTFRIGICDDPVTGKAGGFVQLRPEDGIGGIATSGWRGRSHSLGIADAVSVLAETAAQADAAATMIANRVDLPGSTKVTRELASDLSPDTDLGDRPVTTDVGDLSMSETHTALASGEQAAQAYLNRGLFKAAYMGLAGERRIIAVPGAEHLNQNAITNIREAVCA
- a CDS encoding ABC transporter substrate-binding protein → MKHLKTLVAAATTLLTVAGSAHAADPIKIGEINHYKRMAAFAEPYKKGIELALDEVNGAGGVLGRPLEFIFRDDNGKPGDAVKIAEELMTRDGAVMLTGTILSNVGLAISSLAAEKGYIYLAAEPLADAIVWESGNPYTFRLRTSTYVQAAMLAEEAAKTDAIRYATIAPNYAYGTAAVAAFKENLKKLKPEVEFVTEQWPALFKIDAGAEVQAIEAAKPDAIYNVTFGTDLQKFVREGNTRGLFDGRKVYGLLTGEPEYLDPLGDEAPEGWFVTGYPWYGVTDGPAKAFVDAYMAAYPGETPKIGSLVGYMTVETIAAALKKAGSTDTKALLAAFKDLKVETPMGEITYRGLDHQSTMGAYVGTTTVKDGKGVMVDWEYKSPVPYMPSDEEIKKIRPAE